The Candidatus Pantoea soli genome window below encodes:
- the hemE gene encoding uroporphyrinogen decarboxylase: MSELKNDRYLRALLRQPVDVTPVWMMRQAGRYLPEYKATRAEAGDFMSLCKNAELACEVTLQPLRRYALDAAILFSDILTIPDAMGLGLYFETGEGPRFSRPITCRADVDKLPVPDPEDALGYVMNAVRTIRHNLKGEVPLIGFSGSPWTLATYMIEGGSSKAFTKIKKMMYADPQTLHAMLNKLADSVILYLNAQIKAGAQSVMVFDTWGGVLTGRDYREFSLYYMHKIVDSVLHENEGRRVPITLFTKGGGQWLEAMAETGCDALGLDWTTDIADARRRVGHKVALQGNMDPSMLYAPPARIEQEVAGILQGFGAGEGHVFNLGHGIHQDVPPEHAGAFVEAVHRLSRQYHQE, encoded by the coding sequence ATGAGTGAACTGAAGAACGATCGTTATCTGCGCGCCCTGCTGCGCCAGCCGGTAGATGTTACCCCTGTCTGGATGATGCGCCAGGCCGGACGCTATTTGCCGGAGTACAAAGCCACCCGCGCCGAGGCCGGTGATTTTATGTCGCTGTGTAAGAATGCGGAGCTGGCGTGTGAAGTCACCCTGCAGCCGCTGCGCCGTTATGCGCTGGATGCGGCGATCCTCTTCAGCGATATTCTGACCATTCCGGATGCGATGGGACTGGGGCTGTACTTTGAAACCGGCGAAGGGCCACGTTTCTCCCGCCCGATTACCTGCCGTGCGGATGTAGACAAACTGCCCGTGCCCGATCCGGAAGACGCGCTGGGCTACGTGATGAATGCCGTGCGCACCATCCGCCATAACCTCAAGGGTGAAGTACCGCTGATCGGTTTTTCCGGTAGTCCGTGGACGCTGGCTACCTACATGATTGAAGGTGGCAGCAGCAAGGCGTTCACCAAAATCAAAAAAATGATGTACGCCGATCCGCAGACGCTGCATGCGATGCTGAACAAACTGGCGGATAGCGTCATTCTTTACCTGAACGCGCAAATCAAAGCCGGTGCGCAGTCGGTAATGGTGTTCGACACCTGGGGCGGCGTGCTGACCGGTCGGGATTACCGCGAGTTTTCGCTGTATTACATGCATAAAATCGTTGATAGCGTACTGCATGAAAACGAAGGGCGTCGCGTGCCAATCACCCTGTTCACCAAAGGCGGCGGGCAGTGGCTGGAAGCGATGGCAGAGACCGGCTGCGATGCGCTGGGACTGGACTGGACCACCGATATCGCTGATGCGCGTCGCCGTGTCGGGCACAAAGTGGCGCTGCAAGGCAACATGGACCCGTCTATGCTGTATGCACCGCCTGCGCGCATTGAGCAGGAAGTCGCTGGCATTCTGCAAGGCTTTGGCGCAGGCGAAGGGCATGTATTTAACCTCGGCCACGGCATCCATCAGGATGTGCCACCCGAACATGCGGGGGCGTTTGTCGAGGCGGTGCATCGTTTGTCACGACAGTATCATCAGGAATAA
- the rsd gene encoding sigma D regulator has protein sequence MLTQLDNLTRRVGGGNEFVDAWLRDRRQLLVAYYALIGMKPHKEALSALDEEALDGFCHYLVDYLSAGHFGIYERIIKEMEGDSPMIASAQIFPALESNTDRIMQLYDSHLQQAINDDNCVDFQQALSEVGEALESRFTLEDKLIQLAWDNQLARPPVANDSTIARPA, from the coding sequence ATGCTTACCCAGTTAGATAACCTGACCAGGCGTGTAGGTGGCGGTAATGAATTCGTCGACGCCTGGTTGCGCGACCGCCGGCAACTGCTTGTTGCTTACTACGCTTTAATTGGCATGAAGCCGCACAAAGAAGCGCTGAGCGCGCTGGATGAAGAGGCGCTGGACGGTTTCTGTCACTATCTGGTCGACTATCTCTCTGCTGGCCACTTTGGTATTTATGAACGCATCATCAAAGAGATGGAAGGCGACAGCCCGATGATTGCGTCCGCACAGATTTTTCCGGCGCTGGAGAGCAACACCGACCGCATCATGCAGCTGTATGACAGTCATCTGCAGCAGGCGATCAATGACGACAACTGCGTGGATTTCCAGCAGGCGCTGTCGGAAGTCGGTGAAGCGCTGGAGTCGCGTTTTACCCTGGAAGATAAACTGATTCAGCTTGCCTGGGATAACCAGCTGGCGCGCCCGCCGGTCGCCAACGACAGCACCATTGCCCGTCCCGCTTAA
- the nudC gene encoding NAD(+) diphosphatase, with amino-acid sequence MQREISSVDAGWWIVSSEQKLWLPQGALPHGLAAEFGLVGCQGLQIGEWLGENVWLIREARPESMASVRQLIDEDVGLFQLAGRGVQLAEFYRSHRWCGYCGHEMQFSKREFACLCHHCHERYYPQIAPCIIVAIRRGEEILLANHARHRNSIYTVLAGFVEVGETLEQAVAREVMEESNVRVKNVRYVTSQPWPFPHSLMMAFMAEYDGGELQHDGKELLDAGWFRYDDLPLLPPPGTVARRLIEDTVALCRASAA; translated from the coding sequence ATGCAACGTGAGATCTCAAGCGTAGACGCTGGCTGGTGGATTGTCAGCTCGGAACAGAAACTTTGGTTGCCGCAGGGCGCGTTGCCGCATGGCTTAGCCGCAGAATTTGGTCTGGTGGGCTGTCAGGGACTGCAGATCGGCGAATGGCTGGGGGAAAATGTCTGGCTGATACGTGAAGCGCGTCCGGAAAGCATGGCCTCTGTTCGTCAGCTGATCGACGAAGATGTCGGCCTGTTCCAGCTGGCCGGACGCGGTGTGCAGCTGGCAGAATTTTACCGTTCGCATCGCTGGTGTGGATACTGCGGTCATGAAATGCAGTTCAGTAAGCGCGAGTTCGCCTGCCTGTGTCACCACTGCCATGAACGCTACTATCCGCAGATTGCGCCCTGCATTATCGTGGCGATCCGCCGCGGTGAAGAGATCCTGCTGGCAAATCACGCCCGTCATCGCAACAGCATCTACACCGTGCTGGCGGGTTTTGTTGAAGTCGGCGAAACGCTGGAGCAGGCGGTAGCGCGGGAAGTGATGGAAGAGAGCAATGTCCGGGTGAAAAATGTGCGCTATGTGACCTCCCAGCCGTGGCCATTCCCGCACTCGCTCATGATGGCCTTTATGGCCGAATACGACGGTGGTGAGCTGCAGCATGACGGCAAAGAGCTGCTGGATGCCGGCTGGTTCCGCTACGACGACCTGCCGTTACTGCCACCGCCGGGCACTGTCGCACGCCGGCTGATTGAAGACACGGTGGCGCTGTGCCGCGCCAGCGCGGCCTGA